The genomic stretch GCCGATCAGCGGTTCCTCGAGAAAGCGCGCCAGGGGGATGCCGCTCTTCCCCGCCAGCGGGTGGCTGGTGGCGGCGATCACCACCAGGGGGTTGTCCATGAAGGGGCGGGCATGCAGGCCGAGGTCTTCCGGCGGCTTGCCCATCAGGGCGAGGTCGATGGTGTTCTCCGTCAGGTGCCTGAGCAGGGTTTCGCGGTTGACGACGTTGAGGCTCAGCTGCACCTCCGGATACAGGGCGCGGAAGCGGGCCATGAGCCGGGCGGCGAAGACGCTGGCGGTACTGGCGGCGGAGACGGTGAGCGTGCCGCCCTTGAGTCCCTGCAGATCGGCCAGCGCCTGTTCGAGGTTGGCGAGTTCGCGCGCGATCAGCTGGGCGCTGTTGAGTGTCTCCCGGCCGGCCTCGGTGAGACGGATCTGTTTGCCGATGTGCTCGAACAGGGGCAGGCCGAGGCCGGCCTCGAGCTGCTTGACCTGCATGGAGACGGCGGGCTGGGTGAGGTGCAGCTCGCCGCTGGCACGCGAAAAGCTGCCGCAGCGGGCGACGGCCTCGAGGATCTCGAGCTGACGCAGGGTGATTTTTCGCATAAGAATTACTTTGTAATTATCAAAATAATCCTTAATTTATCTGATAGACCATGTAATTTATAGTGCCTTCCGATGCTTGTGCCCCAGGGGCACTCCCACCACGCAAATCGGAGAAGTTACATGGCTCACGATCAATCCAGTCGTTATGCGAACCTCGATCTGACCGAAGAGGAACTGATCGCCGGCGGCCAGCACATCCTGGTTGCCTACACGATGAAGCCCAAGGCGGGCTACGACTACCTCGCCACGGCGGCCCATTTCGCCGCCGAGTCCTCCACCGGCACCAACGTCGAGGTCTGCACCACCGACGACTTCACCAAGGGTGTGGATGCCCTGGTGTACCACATCGATCCGGCCAGCGAGGACATGCGCATCGCCTATCCGCTGGACCTGTTCGATCGCAACGTGATCGACGGTCGCATGATGCTGGTGTCCTTCCTCACCCTGACCATCGGCAACAACCAGGGCATGGGCGACGTGGAATACGCCAAGATGATCGACTTCTACATGCCCGAGCGCGCCATCCAGCTGTTCGACGGCCCGTCCCGTGACATCTCCGATCTGTGGCGCATCCTCGGTCGTCCGGTGAAGGACGGTGGCTACATCTCCGGCACCATCATCAAGCCCAAGCTGGGCCTGCGCCCCGAGCCCTTCGCCCAGGCGGCCTATGAATTCTGGCTGGGTGGCGACTTCATCAAGAACGACGAGCCCCAGGGCAACCAGGTGTTCGCCCCCATCAAGAAGACCCTGCCGCTGGTGTACGACGCCATGAAGCGCGCGCAGGACGAGACCGGCGAGGCCAAGCTGTTCTCCATGAACATCACCGCCGACGACCACTACGAGATGTGCGCCCGCGCCGACTTCGCACTGGAGACCTTCGGCCCCGACGCCGACAAGCTGGCCTTCCTGGTCGATGGCTATGTCGGCGGCCCGGGCATGGTGACCACGGCGCGTCGCCAGTACCCGAGCCAGTACCTGCACTACCATCGCGCCGGCCACGGCGCCGTGACCTCGCCGAGCGCCAAGCGCGGCTACAGCGCCTTCGTGCTGGCCAAGATGTCCCGCCTGCAGGGTGCCTCCGGTATCCACGTCGGCACCATGGGCTACGGCAAGATGGAAGGCGAGGCCGACGACAAGGTGATCGCCTACATGATCGAGCGCGACGAGTGCCAGGGCCCGGTCTACTACCAGAAGTGGTACGGCATGAAGCCCACCACCCCGATCATCTCCGGCGGCATGAACGCCCTGCGCCTGCCCGGCTTCTTCGAGAACCTGGGCCATGGCAACGTGATCAACACCGCCGGCGGCGGCTCCTACGGCCACATCGATTCCCCGGCCGACGGCGCCCGTTCGCTGCGCCAGGCCTACGAGTGCTGGAAGGCCGGCGCCGATCCGGTCGAGTGGGCGAAGGAGCACCGCGAATTCGCGCGCGCCTTCGAATCCTTCCCGCACGATGCCGACAAGCTCTACCCGGGCTGGCGTGACCGGCTGGGCGTGAAGGCGGCGTAAGCAGCCCGCATCGCCCGTTACAGGAGCGGCGTCCATCGTTGGGGTGGGCGCCGCTTTTTTGTGGGTCTTCCTGCCGGGGATCCGTATGGGGTCTTTTGCATGAGCCGAGAAGAATGGATGCGTCCTCATTGTTGCGGTCGCGCTCGACAGTGCGCTTTGCCGAGGGGTATCGTTCTCGAGCCGTCAGGCGAACAACAACAACCAATTCAGGACAGGGGGATTTTATGGGGAGTAAACGAACAATCGTTTCCTTGGTGGCCGGGTTTGCCCTGCTGGTGATGGCGGGGATGTTGCAGGCGGCCGAGATCGGGGTGGTCTTCCTGCATGCCAAGGGCGCCTCGCCGGATGCCGGCACGACCTCCGGGCTGATCGACCGAATGCGCAAGGAGGGCATGGAGGTGGTGACGCCCGAACTGCCCTGGTCCAAGGGTCGTGGCTACGATGCCAGTTATGAAGATGCCCTCGGGCAGGTGCACGAGGCGGTGCAGGCATTGCGTGCGAAGGGCGTGAAGACCGTGATCGTCGCGGGCCATAGTCTGGGTGCCAACGGGGCGATCGGATATGCAGCCAACTATGACGGCGTGAACGGTGTGGTTGCCATCGCGCCGGGGCATTCGCCCGAGCTGAGGGGCTTTCAGAAGAAACTCGGCGACAGCGTCGAGCGTGCACGAGCCATGGTCGATGAGGGCAAGGGTGATGAGGCCGGCCGCTTCAATGACCTCAACCAGGGCAAGACCTCTGCAGTGAAGACCACCCCGCTCATCTACCTGAGCTATTTCGATCCCGAGGGTCCGGCCGTGATGCCGAGCAACGTGATGGGTCTCAAGGAAGGAACTGCGCTGCTGTGGATCGTCGGCGAGAAGGACCGGATGGCGAAGCGCGGTGAGGGCTATGCCTATGGCATGGCGCCGGCCAATGAACTGAATGCCTATGTCGTGGTTCCGGGTGGGCACAAGGCCACGCCGGCCAGGGGCGAGCAAGAGATCATCGCCTGGATCAAGCGGGTTGCCGCAGCGCGGCGATAGCGTCTGTTCCATCAATGGGCAGTACCAGAAAGGGGGGAGCAATCCCCCCTTTCGCATTTCAGCTGCCCCGTTTCTCCATTGTCCCTGAGAAAAACAATGGAACTATTCTTTCTCCACGCGGTATGAGAGTTTCAGACCCATTCTAAAAACAACCGGGAGTCCCGCAATGAACCTCGTGCGTTTCGTCTACATCAGCTCGGCCACGCCGGAATACAACGAACAGCTCGATCTCGGCCGCATCCTGCAGGCCTCCCGACGAAACAACCCGCGCGAGGAGATCGGCGGGGTGCTCTATTCGGGGCACGGGTATTTCTTCCAGTGCCTGGAGGGCGACCGGCACAAGGTGAATGCCCTGTATCGCCGTCTGCTCAACGACCCGCGCCATGCCGACGTGGATGTCATCTCCGTCAAGCCGATCCCCTTTCGCACCTTCTCCGACTGGTCGATGAAATACGTCCCGGCGGAGGGCGACATCGAGCGCCTGCTCCGCCAGCGCGGTCACAAGCAGTTCAATCCCTACGCGTTCGACGAGGACATGGTCGATGCCCTGGTGAGCACCTTCGCCGGCGCCATCGACCCCACCGGCGGGCCCGACCTCGAAGGCGGGGCAGACAGTGCGAAGCGCCAGAGCGCACTGAGTTCGCTGGTGGATTTCTTCCGCGGTCGCGGCTAGCGTTCCCGGAGCGCCCACGGCACTGCGGGATGCCGCCCAGGGGCGGCGGGGCCAGGGTGCCGGCCCGGGCGGGCCGGCCGTCGACTAGCGCTCTTCCGGTGGCAGGGCCATCTTGCCGTAGACGGCGATCGCGGCGCGCCGCTCGCGCGAGAGCCGGCGCACCACGCCCACCGTGTGCTTGAGCTCGGCAGCCGCGGCATAGGCCTCGTCCACGCTGGCTGCCTTGCGTGCCTGCTGCGGTGCGGAGGCAAACTGCGGCTTGTGCGGTTCCAGTGTCTCGTCTTTCATCATTGCATCCTCGCGTCCAGATGAAGCTGACAGGGGTATATTCCGGATACATCTTTATGGCTGCAAGCCCACAAATTGCAGGGACTTGGTGGGCGGCACTTGGGCTGAGGGGTTTCACATAGACGAATATCTATGTATTGGAAAGTACATATATATTTCCTTTGTCTATGGATAACAGCTAGGATTCGCTCCATGTTACCGCTATCGCGCCCGGCCGCATGATCCGGCTCCGTACCTATGTGTATATCGACTCGCTGCAGCCGCAGCTGGCCGAGTACATGGCGACCGTCTCCCAGGGCTTTCTGCCCGTACCGGGGGACTCCTGCCTGTGGGTGGAGGTTTCGCCGGGTATGGCGGTGCATCGCCTGACGGATGCGGCGCTCAAGGCCACCCGCGTGAACCTGGCCCAGCAGGTGGTGGAGCGTGAGTATGGCTCCATGGTGCTGCATCACCGCGACCAGAGCGATGTGCGCGAGGCCGGCCGGGTG from Chromatiales bacterium encodes the following:
- a CDS encoding LysR family transcriptional regulator; this translates as MRKITLRQLEILEAVARCGSFSRASGELHLTQPAVSMQVKQLEAGLGLPLFEHIGKQIRLTEAGRETLNSAQLIARELANLEQALADLQGLKGGTLTVSAASTASVFAARLMARFRALYPEVQLSLNVVNRETLLRHLTENTIDLALMGKPPEDLGLHARPFMDNPLVVIAATSHPLAGKSGIPLARFLEEPLIGREQGSGTRGALAAFLAEHGLPFNTAMEMNKNEAIKQAVEAGLGVGVVSLHTVQAEIASGQLCVLDVKGFPLKRKWYLVQREGRRPSPAAQAFTEIVLKDAERLMR
- a CDS encoding alpha/beta hydrolase, whose translation is MAGFALLVMAGMLQAAEIGVVFLHAKGASPDAGTTSGLIDRMRKEGMEVVTPELPWSKGRGYDASYEDALGQVHEAVQALRAKGVKTVIVAGHSLGANGAIGYAANYDGVNGVVAIAPGHSPELRGFQKKLGDSVERARAMVDEGKGDEAGRFNDLNQGKTSAVKTTPLIYLSYFDPEGPAVMPSNVMGLKEGTALLWIVGEKDRMAKRGEGYAYGMAPANELNAYVVVPGGHKATPARGEQEIIAWIKRVAAARR
- a CDS encoding BLUF domain-containing protein — protein: MNLVRFVYISSATPEYNEQLDLGRILQASRRNNPREEIGGVLYSGHGYFFQCLEGDRHKVNALYRRLLNDPRHADVDVISVKPIPFRTFSDWSMKYVPAEGDIERLLRQRGHKQFNPYAFDEDMVDALVSTFAGAIDPTGGPDLEGGADSAKRQSALSSLVDFFRGRG
- a CDS encoding ribulose-bisphosphate carboxylase → MAHDQSSRYANLDLTEEELIAGGQHILVAYTMKPKAGYDYLATAAHFAAESSTGTNVEVCTTDDFTKGVDALVYHIDPASEDMRIAYPLDLFDRNVIDGRMMLVSFLTLTIGNNQGMGDVEYAKMIDFYMPERAIQLFDGPSRDISDLWRILGRPVKDGGYISGTIIKPKLGLRPEPFAQAAYEFWLGGDFIKNDEPQGNQVFAPIKKTLPLVYDAMKRAQDETGEAKLFSMNITADDHYEMCARADFALETFGPDADKLAFLVDGYVGGPGMVTTARRQYPSQYLHYHRAGHGAVTSPSAKRGYSAFVLAKMSRLQGASGIHVGTMGYGKMEGEADDKVIAYMIERDECQGPVYYQKWYGMKPTTPIISGGMNALRLPGFFENLGHGNVINTAGGGSYGHIDSPADGARSLRQAYECWKAGADPVEWAKEHREFARAFESFPHDADKLYPGWRDRLGVKAA